A region of Anopheles merus strain MAF chromosome 2R, AmerM5.1, whole genome shotgun sequence DNA encodes the following proteins:
- the LOC121590939 gene encoding serine protease inhibitor 88Ea-like, with product MFRCIVYRACALNATTTRANMKLSNHLGTVAPLLLLTLLIVPHHGTNGQCSPGDEKKAEKATDLEQSRSRLYKGESIFTLRLLDAINTATPNENLFFSPYSLYNVLLMMYFGARDTTEKLLRTSLNLQWADSKTTVYEAYDTARKSLRGRFSESNAVGFSSADKLFFGRQIPVSTCVQQKFADTIELLDYQTQPDEQREYINRWVENATRGQIKDLLEPGAITRNTKLAVANAAYFKGTWQTKFKAAETNKEIFYVSADQQKFVDMMHVEGTFSHAANEKLGCHILELPYSAGPGADNADDGPYQQAAANPDNQVSMFVFLPPAEPNALSKLLSRLAAETDILHEVVNEGISRKVDVKLPKFSIEKTVGMKPVLERMGLGQLFDEGANFDAFTDGREPILFDEVLQKSKIEVNEEGSVAASATVAFSFRSSRPADPAMFHCNHPFVFLIYDYGTRSVLFNGVYRQPE from the exons ATGTTTCGATGCATTGTGTATCGAGCATGTGCACT GAACGCCACCACCACACGGGCAAACATGAAACTTTCCAACCATCTGGGCACGGTTGCCCCCCTTCTGCTCCTAACTCTGCTGATCGTGCCCCACCACGGCACCAACGGCCAATGCTCACCGGGCGATGAGAAGAAGGCGGAAAAGGCGACCGATCTCGAGCAGTCGCGCAGCCGCCTGTACAAGGGCGAATCGATCTTTACCCTGCGGCTGCTGGACGCGATCAACACGGCAACGCCGAACGAAAACCTCTTCTTCTCACCCTACAGCCTGTACAatgtgctgctgatgatgtaCTTCGGGGCGCGCGACACGACCGAGAAGCTGCTCCGCACCAGCCTCAACCTGCAGTGGGCCGACAGCAAGACGACCGTGTACGAGGCGTACGATACCGCCCGGAAGTCGCTGCGGGGTCGGTTCAGCGAAAGCAATGCCGTCGGCTTCAGCTCGGCCGACAAGCTGTTCTTCGGCCGGCAGATTCCCGTGTCGACCTGCGTGcagcaaaagtttgccgacacGATCGAGCTGCTCGACTACCAGACGCAGCCGGACGAGCAGCGGGAGTACATTAACCGGTGGGTGGAGAATGCGACCCGCGGCCAGATTAAGGATCTGCTCGAGCCGGGAGCGATCACGCGCAACACCAAGCTAGCGGTCGCGAATGCGGCCTACTTTAAG GGCACGTGGCAGACCAAGTTTAAGGCGGCCGAAACGAACAAGGAAATCTTTTACGTGTCCGCCGACCAGCAGAAGTTCGTCGACATGATGCACGTCGAGGGAACGTTCAGCCATG CTGCCAACGAAAAGCTCGGCTGCCACATTCTCGAGCTCCCGTACAGTGCTGGCCCCGGCGCAGACAATGCCGACGATGGGCCGTACCAGCAGGCCGCCGCCAATCCGGACAATCAGGTGTCGATGTTTGTCTTCCTGCCGCCGGCCGAACCGAACGCACTGTCCAAGCTGCTGAGCCGGCTGGCCGCCGAAACCGACATCCTGCACGAGGTGGTAAACGAGGGCATTTCGCGCAAGGTCGACGTGAAGCTGCCCAAGTTCAGCATCGAGAAGACGGTCGGGATGAAGCCGGTGCTGGAGCGGATGGGTCTGGGCCAGCTGTTCGACGAGGGGGCCAACTTTGATGCGTTCACGGACGGCCGCGAACCGATCCTGTTCGACGAGGTGCTGCAAAAGTCCAAGATCGAGGTCAATGAGGAAGGTTCGGTGGCTGCGTCCGCGACCGTAGCGTTCTCGTTCCGGTCGTCCCGCCCGGCCGATCCGGCCATGTTCCACTGCAACCATCCGTTCGTTTTCCTCATCTACGATTACGGCACCCGGTCGGTGCTGTTCAACGGTGTCTACCGCCAGCCGGAGTAA